The genomic segment agaaaaagaaagaattaaccaaaccaaaatctggttctttgagaagattaatgaaattcaaaaaatccttagctagattataaagaaaaaagtgaaaaagatacaaataaatgaaataaaaaatgataaagggcatacatcACTGACACCatggaaataaagaatatcatcagagggtactttgaaaaattgtataccaATGAGATGGGcaatttagaaggaaaaaaaatcaatttacaattaaaactcaaagaatcaaatatctaggaataagtttacCTAAAGATAGAAAGTACTTGTACACAGAAACTATAcagcattgttaaaggaaataaaagtagaactaaataaatggaagaatattccatgttcatggactggaagaaaaaacaccattaagatgtctgtcctaggatggtggtgcccattctacctctaattgagaggggacttcaatctcatagggcagatggatgggactcttgcttgcagttgtagactctctcagttccttgggatgatctttgtccatcatcatctccttgctagttgttttgggtgagtccaataaacggagtgtaggtattgcaattctgttgagattcagggctcagctgctaaaaggacagcccaaagatttaagtctcttggacttaTACCTATCAACGGCAGTACTAATTGTAAGTTCAAATGGAGGGGTCAGAAAagattgagtccaactctgtcacactgggtaacataaattccaaagtagggcctactagcaaggcatcaaactcttgagttatctgccctgactaaagtgtctggatgtctccagagccttcaagagccctgctatttgaggtagtacTTACTTtggcaatgagatcctgctgaggtgtgtataagtataacctctggaatgactcctaaccatataaactcatttttctttacctttcccccattttggtcaaggtcttttctccagttgcatcaccagctggtacttggtagtaatccttaggcactagagaggctcatcccaggggtcatgttccacactggggggaaagtaatgcatttatatgctgagttcagcttagagagaggccacacttgatCAACAAGGGAACTCTCAGGAGGTaccctgtaatactaggctaagtttcaatttcaaaagtaaaggttcataagtacagtcatcaatgtcaagggcccgTTGGTGGACCATAATCCTACACTAGTCgatgcccttgtacttgggggattcttgctgttcccttagagaatgtggcagagctctccaggatgggaatttgatattcttttcgttattgtgtgaatctccacccacccgacaaaattctcaggattgggaatgaactatggactaaagtagacattttggtattctactatagacttattgtgattcaagCAATGTAAGAAcatgtaccattgatgtggaggcagtggtaattggaggttctgagggcagagaaagggaaaacagaTATTATACAGagacatttctgggacttgggaattgccctgaatgatattatGATGACAGGTATAGGCAATTaaatatcctaccataacctacaaaattgtgagagagagtgtgagctacaatgtaaacaatgcttgctggcaatgctccaaaatatgttcatcaattgtaatgaatgtaccacactaatgaagggtgttgttaatgtgggaaaatgtgggaggtatggggattgggacatatgggaatcccctctgttttttatgtaacatttatataacttaagtatctttttctaaaaaataaaattatattttaaaaagatgtctaTGCTAtaaaaattgatttacagatttaatgcaatcccaataaaaattacaacagcagtttttactgaattggaaaagctagttatgaaatttatttggaaagacaaGTGGCCCCAGATAgccaaatatatattgaaaaagaaaaatgaaattgaaggaatcttGCTaatggactttaaagcatactacaaatcTAGAGAGGTCAAAACTGTATGATATTGGCACAAGCATAAACATATTgagcaatggaaccaaactgagagttctgatataaatcttCCCATATATGTTCAATTGATATTTAACAAGGCCGTCTAGCaaactcaactgggacagaagggtctccaacaaatggtgcttggagaactggacatccatatccaaaagaatgaggaagGATGACCATCTCATGCactatgtaaaaattaactcaagatggatcaaagacctaaatgtaagagccaaaaccataaagttcctagaaaataatgtagtgACACATccacaagatcttgtaataggacaTGTTTTCATAAACTTATAGCCAAATcatgagcaaagaaagaaaaaatatataaatgggacctgctcaatattaaaaacttttgtgcttcaaaggagtttgtcaagaaagtgaaaagttccctgctcaatgggggaaaatatttagtagccatttatctgataaggatctaatattcagcatatataaagatattctacattttgaaaataaaaagacaacccatttaaaaattgggcaagagatttgaatagacacttttccaaagaagaaatacaaatgactaaaaaaacataaaaagatgttaaacatcactaattattaagaaatgcaaatcaaaatgtaAGTGGGTATCATTACAcatattagactggcagctattaaaaaaacagagaattacaagtcttggagaggatatggaggaatgggaaccctcatcctctgctgctgagaatgtagaatggagcAGCCATTGTataggacagtttggcagttcttcaagaaACTAAAAATAGAACTGCCATAAGAGCCAGCTATcctagaaaaattgaaagcagggacttgaacagatatatgcaaaaccaatattcatagcacATTATTCATGACTGCCTAAACccggaagcaatccaagtgtccataacagatgaatggataagcaaattatggtttatacatacaatggagtatgactcagttgtaagaaggaatgaagtattgacatacGGGACAACATGAAATGATTCTTGAAGAatttatgttaagtgaagtaagccagttactgaaggacaaatatttcatgacctcagtgatatgatctaagcaaattgagtagactcacagagctagagtctagaagataggttatcagaaaacagaaggaagtAGAGTGTAGtgccaatgctcaatatgggcaaaacttATCATTTAGGTGGAAGAGGGTAGTTTGGCAGTGGATAGGTGTGATAGTGGTGCAAGGATATGAATGTGGCCAATGGTGTAGGACTGTGAGTATAAGTATGGTGTGAGGATGTTGGACTATCCTTGTTCCTGAgggaagggctggaggaaggaactgggtatttgtaggtctgtggttgaagcTACAATATTGACAATGTTCTTTGACAATTATGGCAAGTGGAGTTACTGGTTCAGGACATCAGTGGTGGGTGATATGTGGAATGGGGCACACccagggcatgcttctatggaatatggaGGTATTCATCTTgccatagggtgttatctcagtgggtggaataCCAACCTTGGCAATCTGGACATTAGAAACAGAGTTATTTCTGTGTAAGATATAAAGACAAGGACATTTGCTATAGTCCTGTTTggacaagaacaacaacaaaaaagctttAAACAATCTAATTGACTGACAGACAtcttttgaataaaaaataatgcatCTTTTTTTAACATTCAGTGGATATTTAAAAGAGCAGATTATATCTTTAAAGAGGAATGAAGATAATGCATAATTGTGAAAAGCAAGATTCAGAGTAATGTGTATTTTATGATCCGAATATTTGTGATAGACAAAAACAAGTATAAATAACCATtaatttgtaaataaatttttatgagcATGGAGAAAGGTGTAGAAATGCACAGACAGGCTGAATGTACCAGGCCCCTCTCAATGATGGTACTTGAAGAATAAATGTTAACATGCTAAATTTTTAGCTACAAGTATTTTGTATCACATCGAGATTTATAATTCGCTTTATTATGTTTTACTTTCTTCactgtaaataaatgaaataaagatttaCATTGACATTGCTCATATGTAATAGTGAAATAAAGATAGTAGGAAACTTGTTTTCTACTGCAAAACAAGCCCACTGGCCAAATATCAAATAAATCACAAATTTAGATAAACTAACCTCAGCAGTCTCTATAGCCTTGATAAGACTTTCAAACCTCTTTCCATGTTATACATTACCTAGagttttacatataaatatattttttaattaatggaaCATTTAAGAAACTGAAGTTATCTAAGGCAGCTGTATAAGAATGGATATTTGAAAATTCCCATAGACTTAGAGTATTTTGAGCTATTAAAAATCTTTCCTAATTAGCACCCTGAAATCATAGGACCTCATTTGTCTCTTTTCTGGGGAAATGTTTTCCAGTCTTTGTGTAACTTGCAACAACTATGTCATAAAATATTACTGAATATCCATGAACTAGCCATGAAATTGTTCCCAGGAAAAAACTAGAGAGATTTGTCCTTCATGTTAAAATATCCATGAGATAGATAATATCCAACCAAATAACTATATGTACTATTACATATAGTACACACAGTATCTAAGCGTggacaaaagaaaattcagactCCAATTCTCTGCACACCCTACATACTGTTTACAAGGAATCTAAGACAACAGAAATGCCAAAGTGAggatttttctgttttccaagaAAATGCAAAGTCTAGTTTAAATGCCTGTTCCTCTAAAAAGCCTCCTTTTCAGATTAAGAATTATGTTATTCTGAGCACAGCACTAGCCTCCAACCCCTCTGCTACAAACTGCTATCTTATACCTAATATACAGTACTTTATAGGCAGCTGATATGAAAAAGAATTAGTGGCCTGCCAGTCACTGTTGACCATAGACTGTGACCTTTCCTTCAGGATTAATAATTGTAGCCTACACTTATTGAGGGTTTTCCTTTCTGCTGGACTTGATAAAAAGTGCTTTACTGATTTTCTCACTTATTCAATTAGCAGTCCTGTGAGGTGGGTACTAGTATTCATGATCATCTTAGAAATAAGGAAACCAAGACACAAACCAGATAAACATTATGTCCTCATTCACAAGGCTTCTAAGGAACAGGGTCTGCCTGAACCCAAAGGTCATGAACACAGTCACCGCCCCACACTGCCTCTGGCTCTGGGTTAAGTTTCGTCTCTTAATCACCTTTGCCTTCCCCTTAGTACCTGGATTACTGCCCGACACAGGGAGGCCATCAGTCAAGGCTGACTGGTATTGACTGGAGCAGAAATACCAGGACACAGAGCCCCTTTCCTGTGACCTTCTGGGTTTAAAACTTCTCTGCTCTGAAAAGGAAGCTGCTGAATCCAGCACCTTCCTCAGCTTGCTGGCTCTCTCTGCCCTGCCTCAACTGTCCtgcttcttcacctccctgtctaCCTGCAACAAATAGATCAGAAATTGGAGTTGCATACAGACAAAGAGAAACCAGAACTCTGAACTACCTTTGTGAGATTGGGGAGCAAGAAAGGTAAAGTACAATAAATAAAGAgtgattaaattttatttatgggGAAATATTGAACCTAATGCAATCAAGATACTGTATCTGAAATTGGCATATTGCAAAGAAAGTTGAGTTTTAAATCCTGGTCTGGTGTCCTTTCATAAATGATTCAACTTGGTCTAAGAACAAGTAGGAGTGGCTTAAAAACCCAGCTCACATGTGCAGAATTAGGTGTTactaatgcaaacaaaatatctGGCAAtatatctgctctgtgtcctcaAACAGGGAGGAAGTCCACAAGAATTCACCAGTCCTTGACCTGCAGAAGGGACAGAAGCAATATGAGCACAGCAGGAAAAGTAAGCAAAGAACATTTTATTTGGAACTATTTTCactattatataataaataaatataaacatttatatttattgcataataaatggatggataacttttataatttaaatttcatatatcAATTAGAAACAATAAATACCGAAATATAGAATCCTGAACTACAATAGAAATAGACTATTCCCATTTGTCTTACCAGAATATATcatctttattaatatttctctccttccttaaAATAAATGTGCTTTAGTTAGAGTGAGAGTTTATCCAAGTCTATCATGACTAACATGTAAAccaaaattagaaatgttttaatCAAGAAGTTATCTTACTCCTTCCATCATGCTCCCGTTGTACCGCGATGGGCAAAAGGTCATGACACTCTGTGATGTCCCTGTCTGCTGTTCCTTGGTGAGCCCAGAGAAGATGTTGTGGTCGGCATGCAGTACCTTAGTTACAAAAGGATTTTGGTCAATGGAAGGGCTGGGATCTGGGGTTATGATCTGACGTTTTCAAGCTGATACCtctgtggggcgggggggggggggtgcgtgGGGGATGCTGAAAAAAAAGCTATCTTCATATTCAAAAACCATGATTTAAATGAGTTATGTGGTAACCAAAAGATAATGATGGAGGCATCATAATTCCTGAAAAACAGTCAGATTTATGACTTTGGGAAAACTACTCAGTCTTTTTACTCTCAATATttgcatctgtaaaataaggccAGTAGCATACCTGGCCTTAAGCACTcaaaaaagccacagggagcctGTCACCTCATAGGTACCAACACTCAGGACCTACTGCAATCAGTGGCCATTTTCCAAGTCCTCTCATAGTTATTATGGCATTGCCAAGAGCACAAAGCCTGAAAATTGGCAAGATTTGATAACtaaataatggaaattaatttcaaaggaaaaaattgcCATTGAATATTTGCATGTATGTTATTTCACTATTACAGAAGCATTTGATCTGTACAAACTTTGCCACCTTGAAACAGAGTTTAAGCACCATTCACAATAGTGAAAATACATGTTTAACTCTTCTTTTGAAGAACACCTGTGGTTAAGCTATCTGGGTTTGCTATTCAAACAAGCACAGTTCTCCTAATTTTGAGTTATATATGTGTTCATATGGAAATGGGCTTGCTTTTGTCACTTGTATTTTAAGGTTCAAATGTGCTCTGAAAGGACATGCTACACATATTTTTGGTTCAAATGTGCTCTGAAAGGACATGCTACACATAAATCAAACAGTAAAACAGATAGGCAAAAGTAATGTTCCAATGAATAAAGCAACAAGAAGCACACACAAGTGGtaggaagggaaaaataataatattaataataaaggcAATGAGGGAAACAGTTTTCCTAAGCAGGAAGTAAATGTTACCTTTTATCTTAAATTCAGATTGTTTTCCTATAAGCAAAAATTTGAGCAAGAGAGTAGTAGGTTTAAGTGAATAGAGAACCTTCTGCAACATCAATGAAATAACAGTGACTCAATTTCATATAGAAGTCAACAATTGTAGGTCAAGAGCCCATTGTAGGTCAgtattagaatatataaagaataaatatctGAGGATTaaacaaagaaatgtaaaaataccCCAGGAAACTTCATTCAAATTTATCTCAATGTTTCGTTATGGCTAATTCTGTTTCTATTTCCCTATGgtaatggaatactattttttaaaaattatttttattactttgttAACCAGAGCTTATTCATTTCAACATAGTAGTTATTTTTTCTAGACATGGGGTAAATGTGGCAATAGAAAGTTGGAAACACAAGATCCCTGACTTCAACATTGAGTGAAAACAGGTATTATCTTGTGTTTGATTTTTCAGGTAATAAAATGCAAAGCAGCTGTGCTTTGGGAGCTAAAGAAACCCTTGTCCATTGAGGAGGTGGAGGTCGCACCCCCCAAGGCCTATGAAGTTCGTATTAAGGTGAAACCATTTTCTGTCActatttaaatttctaaaaatcaATGTATATTAAAAGTAGAAACAATGAAAAGTCCTTTGAGAAGCTATTTATATACATTATGGTAGTCATTACAATGGAACTACATTGGTtgtcaaaaaaagaaacaaatggcatatgttattaaaatttttaaattgatcaAAGTTGTCTCAGTAAAAATGTACACTATAATTCTGGGAACCATAGAAAGAATTTATCTGTTTGTTGAGAAATACAGTATAAAAGGATATATATCAAGATTTCAAAATAGTTGGTGTTAGAATATAAAGGACAGTTTTATTGGTAATATGCAACTTTTGCAGAGAATACATTATTGTATATTATATAAGACATTCTATAGAAACAatttattttgcaattatttCAAATTGTCTAATGCAAGAAAAGGAAAGTGAATGATAATTTTAAACTAAATAATCTCAAGGATTAACTGGATCTTTTTATTTGGGTGGAATAGAAATTAGCAAAATTCTGCAAACTCTAGAAATCCAACTTCAGGGAATTGGGTACATTCAGTCTATCTGGGGGTCTTACATTTTCCTGAATCGTATCACTGTACTTTTCCCTGACAGATGGTGGCTACAGGGATCTGTCGCACAGATGACCATGTGATAAATGGGAATTTTGTCACACCACTTCCTGTGATCTTAGGCCACGAGGGAGCTGGCATCGTGGAGAGCATTGGGGAGGGGGTGACTGCAGTCAAACCAGGTACAGGAATCACAATCAGGGAATAAGTCTTTGTTCAGATTCCACAAGGTCATGCAAcctggatgaggaaactgaggcagggaatGGAAAAAGACCGGCACCAGACCCCAGCCACAGCCAGCAACAGAGCGGGGACATGCTTATATTACCTCTCTCTGCCTGATGTGCTTCCTGTGTCCAGACATATCCACAGGCCTGATCTCCTGGTTCTCTCCTTAAATGTGGCTTGTGGAGTTCCCACTAGATGTCAGGTCCCAGGTTAGATCCTGGGGATACTAGAGCAAAGGAGACAGAGTAACTGCCTCCTGGGGTTCACACTCTTAACAACTGCCATCTTAGTATTCCTAAGCACTGTCTACCTTTAGGTTCCGAAATAGAGCTGCAGATGAAAGACCTACATAAGCCGAGGAATAAAAATTTGTCAGTGTCCCAAAACTCTTGATTAGTTTATGGTAACTGATTCACAGAGTTCACAGGATGGGGCCGTGAGGCTCTGGAGGAATCATCATGGTATCTTTTATGTCCTGCACGGGAGCCTGTCCACTGACTCCTCTTCCTGCGTAGCCTCCCTTCTTGAACatggaacaaatgaaaaagaccAGAGGGAGGAAAGCTGGCAGAAAGAATCCTGTCAGAGGAGTGtctattttattacatttaaccGTAGCTTAAAATGTCTGAGTATGAATATtgactaaatatttatttttagcgTTTAATTTATACTAATTGCATTGTATATTGCTGTAGATGAATAATTTAGAGGTAAGGGGTAAATTCAACAGGAAATTTCCATGCTATCAATTACACCTGAATATTGTTTAATGGGTTTAGTCAAATCATTATTTTGACTGTATTGAAGATGTATCGTgactgattaaaaagaaaaattatgtttaatttttaaaaatttctttagcCAATATATACAGTCTCTTCCTTTACCAAATACTTAACTGTCCTGTGAACAGAAAAAATGATGTTGTCTCATTTGAGTTTGAACTTGTAGTATTTCCTTTtcacaaaaatacaaatattaaaatgacaCCCTTATTTTCGCCCCTGCTcccttcaccaaagaagaaaaagagataattcACAAATTAAGTTATCTGCATAAATCCCTTCGAGTCAGGAGAGACAGAAAGTGCCTGTCTTAGGAAGGATTGAAGTATTCAGAgacatttcacaattcctcctttttctcatgctttttagtatttctttaaaagCACTAAATAAAAGTTAAGTGTTCACTTCCTAGTAAAGATAAGCAAAAGAATTTATAAATCATTGTTATCAATACTCCCAAtattggcagtggacttggcccagtggttagggcattcgtctaccacatgggaggtccgcggttcaaaccctgggcctccttgacccgtgtggagctggccaatgcgcagtgctgatgtgtgcaaggagtgccctgccacgcagaggtgtcccctgcatagggcagccccatgcacaaggagtgtgccccgtaaggagagccgcccagcttaaagaaagtgcagcctgcccaggaatggtgccgcacacagggagaactgacacaagatgacgcaaccaaaagaaacacagattcctgtgccactgacaacaacagaagcagacaaagaagacacaacaaatagacatagagaacagacaagcgtggtggggggtgggagggggaggggagacaaataaaaaaataaatcttaaaaaaaaaatactcccaATATTATTATAACCCAAACTAGTACAAAATATCTTATCACCATTCTGATGGTCAGCATGCagataaaatttatattaatgcTTATAttgagaatatataataattaattAACTAAAGACTAGCTGAGATGAAGTAGATAAAGTCCTAATAGAAATCTACAGGTGGTAAAAGATAATTATgcattcagaaaaataaattcatgttgttttccatatttgcatttcttccttggaaaagTTTCCTTGGGAAACTTCTGGACcataaaaaatggataaacaatattgACAGACAACCACCAATGACATAGTGGCTATTTCACCATATTTCTTGGGACATATGCctctgatatatatatttatgcttaATTTCTTGTTCCATTAATTTTTGGGtagaaatttaataataaattgcTTTATCCTCTTCCAGGTGATAATGTCATCCCACTATGTGTTCCCCAGTGTGGAAAATGTGCTATTTGTAAACACCCAGAAGCCAACTATTGCAGGAAAATGGAGTaggtttctgatactttgcacaTAGTGCCAATGAGTTTTCACATCAGGTAAGCTCGTGTCTTATGCCCTTCTGTTCCTGTCTCTGTGTTACACTGACCAGTCTGACAAACCTTCGGGGGACCATGCAGGACGGCACCACTAGGTTCACCTGCAGAAAGAAGCCCATCCACCACTTCATCAACACCAGCACCTTCTCTGAGTACATAGTGGTGGATGAGATCTCAGTGGTCAAGATCGATGCAGCTGCCCCACTGGAGAAAGTCTGCCTCATTGGCTGTGCATTTTCTACTGGTTATGGGTCTGCAATCAACGTTGCCAAAGTAGGAATGACAATAAGCAATAATTCCACGTGTACTCGGAttgtcaaaaacattttttccctAGGAATTATGGATAATTCCTCTAAATTAAGTGATAGCTTTCCTCCTAGAACCATAAGAGCAATGATAAACTCTACAGAATTTGGGGTGCGATTATGTGTAGAATGTGGCCCAGAAGGAACTGAGAGCATGTCCTAAAGAAATTCACCAGATTATCAGGGAGGAACAAGCTGTTGATACTTTAGCAGTGTGGACAGAGAAGTCTATTACTTCATAAGGATCAATGGTCGATACTTTGTTCAGCTTAGACTGTTGCTAACAATGATTATTTAATGCATTCTTCTCCTTTCTGAAAAAATAGGTTACCCCGGGCTCCACCTGTGCCGTGTTTGGCCTTGGAGGAATCGGCTTGTCTGCCATCATCGGCTGTAAGGCAGCTGGAGCGGCCATGATCATTGGGGTGGATATCAACAAAGGCAAATTTGCAAAGGCCAAAGAGCTGGGGGCCACTGAGTGCATCAACCCTCAGGACTTCAAGAAACCCATCCATGAGGTGCTGAAGGAAATGACCGGGGGTGGTGTGGACTTTTCATTTGAAGCCATTGGTCAGATCGACACCGTGGTAGGTACATTACACACTTTACTTCATGCTCTTGGAACCGAGGgtatgttttaaaacaaaaatataaatattatggaAAAGTATCTTATTAAATTATGAATTACAATTTCTAGCTCCTGTTTCTTACCTATGATTGCTTTATTCATTCTTATAAGGaaactttcattcattcagctaAGCAAACATGTCTCAAATCATAGTTACACTTTAGAGGTTAtgttatattatttcattataaatatatttttagtaaattttactaaaaaaattcaaacttgagataatataaatgaaaaaattctatCCTCAAACtaagtttttcttttcctcacatACTTAACAAAAATGTTATAATAATTTTTAGGTTTAATAAATGTGTATTtcttttcatatgtcatattttgaccaaatatcagcaaaaaaaaatcattttttataaaaaatatgccCTAAAGAAAGTTAATGATTTAATACATCACTAGATATTCCCAAAGCAGATACCACAGGGCCTGTCATTTAGTTGGCAACACATATCCATGTGTGGGACTGAAACCTAAAATCAATTGACAGATTTTccaacaaaaaaatttaatgcaAACATATGTAATAGCAATATATGCATGTACAATagcattaaaaaacatacatttctcccAATCATTACAAGCATAAAATAGCATTACATATTATTACTTGTATGTAAACTACTCAGCATATTGCCACCTGGCTAGTGATAAGCACTCAGTTAATTTTAGCAGGTGttataataaaacattattttcattCTTGAAGTGCTTACATCATCTTTGGAATGCTCATAATActactttcaaataaatacaaatatcacCTATTGTGATGGCTACCATCTCTCCAGCTGCATTCCACCTAACCAGAATCCTCCAGAACCTAGTGGCAAAGTTGAGATTCCCTAGTAAGCTCCAGCAGCGTTCTTGCTGTGGAACAGCACCCCGAGTGTAAGGATCTTTGCAGCCTCGATCCAACAGTTTCCAACATTTGTAAGATAACAGTTTGTTACCTTGTtgtttttcctattgtttttctCCTGTATTCTCACATGGACATAGATCATACTTTATTCGATGATACTAAATGTCTGATAACCACAAGTTCTATGCATGTGTGATCTTCTAAATCATATGCCAAACCCGAAGGATTGAGACGTCCACATTCCTATGGAATCCTAAACTACTTTCTTTCTAAAACATGTACTAAAAACCTGACTGGAGGACAATGCCTGCTAGATTGTGTTTTGAGATTCAAGAAAAATAGGGAGATAAAAGTAACATGTACAAAATGTACAATttagagatagaaaataaaataaggatacACTAAAAATACATGCATCAATTGGACAAGCAGCAAATTTTGacgttgcaattgatgaaacatattttttcttaagatttatttatttatttctctccaccaccccccactccagttgtctgttctctgtgtccatttgctgtgtgttcttgtttttgtctgcttctgttgtcagt from the Dasypus novemcinctus isolate mDasNov1 chromosome 1, mDasNov1.1.hap2, whole genome shotgun sequence genome contains:
- the LOC101419218 gene encoding all-trans-retinol dehydrogenase [NAD(+)] ADH1B-like, yielding MSTAGKVIKCKAAVLWELKKPLSIEEVEVAPPKAYEVRIKMVATGICRTDDHVINGNFVTPLPVILGHEGAGIVESIGEGVTAVKPGDNVIPLCVPQCGKCAICKHPEANYCRKMDLTNLRGTMQDGTTRFTCRKKPIHHFINTSTFSEYIVVDEISVVKIDAAAPLEKVCLIGCAFSTGYGSAINVAKVTPGSTCAVFGLGGIGLSAIIGCKAAGAAMIIGVDINKGKFAKAKELGATECINPQDFKKPIHEVLKEMTGGGVDFSFEAIGQIDTVLEALLCCHEAFGVSVIIGEPPASQNLSMNPILLLTGRTWKGALLGGFKSKDSVPKLVVDFLAKKFPLDPLITHVLPFEKINEGFDLLRSGKSIRTVLKF